The Candidatus Paracaedibacteraceae bacterium DNA window ACTCCATTTTGCCAAAGCGTTGATTGTTTTATCTGATAGCTGGCGACTTGGTGATATTAACGCCTGCTTTCCCGTGCGCCTTGAGCATGAGGTGGGAGTAACCTTTGTTTTAAGCGCTGATACTTTATCTGAACATGTCTGGAAAATAAGCTTTGAAGAAGTTTTGGAGCGCTTTGCATCAAATTATACGGACGATGTTAACATTGAGATTATTGCAAATGTTAAGCCTTATTTTGCAAAAGAACATTCGGACTGGTTAGCTGAAACGCTCTTATGGCCTTATTTATCGACAGATTCGCTAGGTGAATTGGAGCTTTTGCCTTATCAAAAACGCGACCATTTTGCACCCTCTTTGTATGAAGGATGCTTGTTGTGGCATGAGCATTGTCACTTAAACCGTCCTTGGACGAATCTAGAGCCAATCGTGAATATAACCCTTAACTAGAACTTAGATATGTGCGTCAAAGGGTATTCATATGGCCATTTTAACCAAATCCGGCAGAGCCGCTATTGCTGCAAGCATTAAACAACAACCGATCCACCTTGCTTGGGGAACTGGTGATCCAACTTGGGAAAGCGCTCATACAGTCACCAAAACTTTTGCAAATACTCAAATTGAGCTAGATCATAAGCCGGTTAAAAACGTTTCCATTACTCAAGCTGACACAACCTTTATTGCCGGAACGGATTATAGCGTTGATAGCGTGATGGGTGTGATCACTCGTCTTCCAAACGGTAATTTAGAGAATAATGCTACCGTTACGATTTCCTATACTTACGCCACACCGCCCGAACCCATTACCGCAGATGCCCTTTTAAATGAAGTTGGCCGCAGAACCGCTGATGAAGTTTTGTTTTGTGTGGGCGATGAAAATGGTGATTTGATTACGCCAACAGGAAGATTTAAAGCCTCTAGCACGCCTACAAATAACCTTTTTCTGCGTTTTACCTTTGATTTTGATAATGCCAGCAACCAAATCATCCGTGAGCTTGGTGTGATGGTTGGGACCCTTACAAAACCTGATTTACCTGCTGGGCAGCGTTATTTTTCTCCGACCGATATTGATGAAAGCGGCATTTTACTGGTTCTGGAGCGCACTGTTCCTTTGATTAGAACAGCTGCAACGCGCGAAACTTTCTCTTTTGTGGTGACGTTTTAATGGGGGCAAATGAATACATATTTTAAGACAAATGAGGCAATGTTATGACACTTAACAGTTATTACAACCGCTATGATCCGGCTAAAAAGTACGATCGCACCCTCTTTTTAGCAGGTCGTGGCTTGCAATCGGCTGAACTCAATGAGATGCAAGATTATGCGCTGCATAACCTTAAAGGCATTGGTGATGCGATTTTTAGAGATGGTGATGTGATTAGGGGCGGCACCTGTGTTGTTGACCCTGATACCGGAGAGACAACTTTAGAAGCCGGTTTTATTTATTTACGCGGTGCTGTGCGAGAAATAGGTTCTACAAATTTTACCATTCCCACTAATGCCACGGTTAGAATCGGTGTGTGGTATGTGGAAAGCACCATGACCGAACTTGAAGACCCTGGTCTTCGTGATCCTGCTATTGGTACGCGCAACTATCAAGAACCCGGTGCTGCCCGCTTAAAAGCAGAGATTTCTTGGGATTTTCAGGTTGATGGAATAGCACCTCCTGCCCATGAAGGGGAATTTTATCCCATTTATGGCGTTGAGAACGGCGTGCTTATTCAGCATGCCCCACCACCTCAGTTTGATGCAGTCAATAGCGCTTTAGCAAGATATGACCGTGAATCTAACGGCTCCTATGTGGTAACCGGCATGGACGTTAGGTATCTTGACAAGGATAACGGCGAGCAAGTTTTTGTTATTAATGAAGGTAAAGCCCATGTGGATGGTTTTGAAATTGAATTAGCCCACAGCCTGCGCGTACGCTTTGCCATTGATCCTGATATTCAAGAAATTGATTCTGATCCCTATACCTTTCAGCCAGGTGCCGGAGGCGTGATGGATCTCGTCCTTAATGAAGCACCTGCTAACCAAATATTAAATGTTGATGTGACGGTTCAAAAAACCATTACTATGACTCACGGCTCTTATGCAGGCGCTATGGACCCCATTCCCGATACGGCAGTACTTGAGATCATTCAAATCAAACAAGGAACGACCACTTACGTCAGCGGCACGGATTATAAATTAAAATCCGGTGATGTCGATTGGTCTCTGCCCGGAGCAGAACCGGCGCCCGGTAGCTCTTACCAAATTACCTATCGTTGCCGCAGTAAAATTACGCCGCAAAATGTGACGGAAGATGGCTTTAAAATCTCCGGTGCTGTTGATGGTACATTGGTCCTTGTAGATTACAGCTGGATGATGCCGCGTTATGATTTGATCACCATCGATGCGAAAGGTGTCGTCAGGCGCATTAAAGGACTTGCTCATCCATGGAGACCATCTGTTCCCAAAGCGCCTAGCGGGCAACTCGCTTTAGCTTACGTCTATCAAAATTGGCGCAGCGCTACAAAACCTGATGTTTTTAATAATGCGATTCACGCTATTCCTATGAGTGACATTGAAGCTATGCGATCAAGCATTAATGATCTTTACGATCTGATTGCTCAAGAACGTTTGCGTAACGATGCCAATAGCCGTGAACCTGCTGCTAAAAAAGGCGTGTTTGTTGATCCCTTTTTTGATGATGATATGCGCGATCAAGGCATTAACCAAACCGCTGCCATTGTTGATCGGGAACTGACTTTGCCGATCAATGCCTCTATTTCGGATAGCGGTAAAGGAACAACGCCTTGGCTTTTACCTTACGTTTTAGAACCTGTTTTAGAGCAGCTCCTGCAAACAGTGGATATGCAAATCAACCCGTATCAGGCATTTGCGCCCATTCCGGCGAAAGTTGCTATTAATCTCAATGTGGATCGTTGGACTGAAGTGCAAACCACATGGTCAAGCCCTATCACACAACGGTTTAGCGTGCTTTCAAGCCCGATTACCCGTCAGGTTGTCGTTGGTGGCGGCGTTTTATCTATGGTGTCGTCCAGTACAACACAAAATGTTTCCATCGGCACTCAAATCAGTCAAACCACTGAATTACTTTCAAGTACAAGTCGTGAAGCCGCCTTTATGCGCCAAGCAACACAAGCCTTTGAGTTAGATGGATTTGCGCCTGGTGAACAACTTCGTTTGGTGTTTGACGGTATTAACGTTGAACCGGTTAGTTTATAGGAGGAATTATGCCACTTGTTGCAGATAATAGCGGAAAAATCAAAGGCAAATTTACCGTTCCCGCCAACGTTCCGGCCGGTACGAAGCTTGTGCAGTTTATCGGAAATCAAGGTAGTTATGGTGAAGCTACTTACACCGGGCGCGGCATTATTACCACCGAGGAGCGCAGGCGCGTTACGGTCATTACCGATATCAGACGTAATGAAACCACCGTGGTCCTTACCCGTTTTGATCCACTTGCTCAAACCTTTACCTTAAGTGAAAGCCGCCATATTGGAGGCATTGATCTGTGGTTTAGCAATCGAGGCACCAAAAGAGTTGTTGTGCAAATTCGTGATACCAGCCTTGGTATGCCAACCCAAACAGTGCTTGCTGAAGGTAGCATTATGCCGGCTTCTATTAATTTGAATGGGACCTCTACTCAAATAACTTGGCAGCCTGTTTGGCTTGAGGCTGGTCATGAATATGCCATTGTATTGTTGACCGATGATGGCGATGCTGCAGTGCGTGTTGCAGAGCTAGGCAAATATGATGCAGCCCATGCCAGATGGGTGACAAGCCAGCCCTATCAAGTTGGCGTCTTACTTTCATCAAGTAATGCTAGCACCTGGACGCCCCATCAAAATCGTGATCTCACTTTTAGGTTGCTCGGTGCACGTTTTACAGAAAATAAAAGAACGGTGGATTTAGGTTCTGTGACAGCCACCAGCGTTTCCGATTTGATTACTCTTGCAAATGTGGAACGTGTTGCCTCTGACACCGATGTGCAATTTACCCTAACAGAGCAAGATGGTACGGAACATAAATTATCTGATGATTTACCGATTGCCTTGCGGGCCCGCGTCACCGGTCCTTTGAGCGTTAAAGCTTTGCTCAGCGGTTCAGCACTCAGGAGCCCTGTGCTTTATCCTGGTATTCAAATTGTTCTAGGAAATATGTCTGAAACGGCAGATTACGTTACAAGAGCTATTACTGCAGGTAGTAACAGTAAAATAAGCATCACCTACGAAGCACTGATGACCGGAACCGCTGATGTTAAGGTCTATATCCAAAAGGCAGATGGCACCTGGCAGTCGGTTGATTTAACAACCGGCAAAGCTGTGGGTGATAATTGGGTTGAACGTATCCATATTCTCTCAAGTTTTAGCGCCACTGAAACCAGGGTGAAGTTGGTTCTAAGCGGCAATATTTTGTATCGCCCTAAAGTACGTTCCTTACGCGTTGTGATTACCTGATATGCCAAATGATCTGAGCCAAAGGGGCTATAAGCTGCCCCACCCAAATAACATCGCATCCCAAGATGTGGTTCGCATTCGCGAGACAATTATTGCCGTGGATGCTGACGTTTCATCACGAGAAGCTGAACATAAGAAATTAAAGGAAGCGTTTGACCGCTTCACCTTTGAAACTTTTTTGAATTTGTGGAGCAACCATGACAATAGCTAAAGAAGCTGTATATGCGCTTCATCAGCGCCTCAAGGATTTATCGGTTAATGCGCCGGCTGATCAACTGGCTTATCTTGCCAAAGCTTTGGAATCCATTGCAGGCCAAAGCACAGTTTATGACATCGTCAATATGTCTGATGAAAAATTACAGGAGCTTTTAGAGGCAGCCAATACCCATTTAGCGGATTTAAGTGCCAGTAAAGTAAACTCTCTTTCAGCAATTGATACCGCTAAAACCGGTTCCTTAGATGCTATCAATACGCTCAAGACAAGCTCGTTGAGTTCACTGCAGACAGCAACTACTGGGCATCTGTCGTTACTTGATACCCGTAAAGATACAAATATCGCCGCTATTGAAAGCACAGGCCAAACACAGCTTCAAACACTCACAGGGCTTGTCAGTAACTTTGAATCGATTAATGACGTTCCAAATGGCTCATCGATTATGAATGAAGTTGCTAAGCGTAATATGATTGAACCAGGATCATTACCGTTCCTCTTTGGTATTTTGAGTCGTCAGAATGATTACTGGGGTTATGGTGATTTAACCTCACAGCTTGGCGTTTGGTATAACAATGTCTCTAACGCCGACAACATGCTCCAGCTTCTGGCAGGCACCCATGGACATAGCACTAATTATGCAGGATTTTACAGGCCACCTCAGCTCTATTTTTTACAAGGCACGAACGGGATGTTTATCCATAAGGAAATGTACGTCAAATACAGTGTATCCAGTAATGAATATACTTATCCTTATGCAGCGCTCGGGGTTATTTTTGTAAAAAACACGACCAATGCTGATATTACCAGAACTTTCTATTGTGGTGGATCATCCTATTGGTCCTCAGGGTACGAAGGTTTAGGCGTGTTTGTGTGTACACCAAATAATACCAATGCCAATAAATCTGCTATTAGTGGCGTCACATGGACAAACATTTATAATTATGCTGCCAGCACAGCCAACATTGCTTCGTCTGCCAATGTATTGATTCCTGCAGGCAAAACGGTCGCTATCCTACTTTATAGCTCATCTTATTACTATACCGCTTACTATAACTACTACACCCAATTTATGCATTGGTACATCTACAACTTCAAAAGCAGTTTTCTAACAACGGGGTTAGAAGTGGATGTTGACCGAACACTCAGAGCCTGGCAGTGCCGAGGCTTTCAATACTCCTATGAACTTTGGAAATGAGGTTTATTTATGCCAATTTATTTACGATTTGAAAATGGAATGCAGGTTGAAACAACAACCTTGCCTAAAAAGCCCGAAGGAACCGGTTGGTATAAAGCGCCCACTGAGTTTGACTGGGAAAAACGCTATAAGCTTCTTGAAGACAATACGGTTGCTGAATGTTCTTCTGATGAAATGCAAGGCGATCTTCTGAAAAATGCCAAACTTGCAGCGACTGAGACCGTGCGTTTTATTTTGAATAATCACAGACGCTCTTTTGCCGGCTATTCTCATGAAAAATCACGCTCTTACGATATCCAAGAAAAAACAGCAAAAAGTATTGTTGCCGCTGTTAAAAACAATCAAACACCCGATGAAAAAGATGTTGAACTTATCGCTCCACTCGCGGAGCTTCGCTCTATCTCAGTAGGCGATATGGCCCAACTTATTTTGACCAAATCTAGAAAAGCTGATCGAGCCATTGCACGTTGCGAAAATATTGAAGACCGCGCTCAACGAAAAATAGAAACGTGCACGACCCTTGATGAGCTTAAAACTTTTATGGATGGTTTTGAGAAAGACGTTGAAACCAATTTGAGCAAATTATAGGAGGAATCTATGGCCGAACAATTTTTACATGGTGTTGAAGTTGCTGAAATCTCAAGCGGACCTCGCACGATTCGTACCACCAAATCTTCTGTCATTGGCTTAATTGGTACTGCTCCTGATGCTGATAATACCGTATTTCCACTCAATAAACCTGTGTTAATTGTTGGCTCTCGCAGAGAGGCAGCAAAGCTTGGAGATGCTGGAACTTTACCCATGGCTATTAATAGTATTTTTGATCAAATTGGCGCAATGGTCATTGTGATACGAGTTGAAGAAGGCGCAGATGAAGCGGAAACCATTGCCAATATCATTGGAGGCGTTGATGCGCAAACAGGCGATTACAAAGGCGTGCAAGCATTTTTAAGTGCAGAAAGTATTGTGCATAGCGCTCCTCGTATTTTGATTGCGCCTGGCTTTACGCACCAAAGACCCAATAATCAAGCCAATCCCGTGATCAGTAACATGCTGGCTATTGCAGATAGATTACGTGCCGTCATTATTGCCGATGGACCGAATACTAATGATCAAGATGCCATTACCTGGCGTAAGGATTTTGGTCATGCACGGGTTTATGTGGTTGATCCATGGGTCAAGATTTTTACAGGTCACGAGGAAGTCGTCCCACCCAGCCCTTATATTGCAGGACTTATTGCCCGTAGCGATAATGAAAATGGTTTTTGGTGGTCACCGTCTAACCAAGAAATTTATGGAATCGTTGGCACAGCAAGACCTATTGATTTTACCTTAGGTGACGCCAATTGCCGGGCAAATTTCCTAAACGAGAACGAAGTCACCACGATTATTCGCCAAGAAGGCTATCGACTTTGGGGTAATAGAAGTTGCTCTAGTGATCCAAAATGGGCGTTTTTATCGGTACGCAGAACCGCTGACTTAATTAATGACAGTTTACTGCGTGCTCATCTTTGGGCTGTGGACCGCAATATTACAAGAACTTACTTGGATGATGTAGTTGAAAGCGTCAATGCTTATTTGGCGCACCTTAAAGCTCTTGGCGCTATTTTAGGTGGAGAGTGCTATCCCGATCCTGAGCTCAATACGCCTGCGAACATTGCACAAGGTAAAGTCTACTTTGACTTTGATTTTACGCCACCTTATCCAGCAGAGCGGATCGTCTTTCGTTCCCATTTGATTAACGATTATATTAAGGAGCTGATCTGATGTTGCCAAAAATTCTTAAAAACTTTAATGCCTTTGTTGATGGTCGCGGCTATGCCGGTCGTATTGATGAAATCAGTCTGCCCAAGCTTTCCATTAAAACCGAAGAACACCGCGCTGGTGGCATGGATATTCCCGTTGCCATTGATATGGGTATGGAAAAATTAGAAGCAGAGCTCACCTTTTCAGAATATGACCCTGAGCTTTTTAGGCTCTTTGGGTTGGTAGACGGTAATGCAGTTTCACTAACCCTTCGTGGTGGACTGCAAGGCAGTGGTGATGCCGAAGCTGTTGTGGTGAATTTACGTGGCCAATTTAAGGAGTTGGACCCAGGTAATTGGAAACCTGCTGATAAAGCCACGCTTAAATGCACTGTCTCCATTCGCTATTACAAACTAACCATTGATCGCCGCGAACTCATTGAAATTGATGCTGAAAACATGGTGCGCAAAATCAATGGCGTTGATCAAATGTCATCTCTTCGAACTGCTTTAGGAATTTAATATGCATAAAATCAAACTCAATGAACCGATTAAAATTGATGGGGTGAGCATCTCAGAGCTAACTTTAAGGCGTCCAAAAGTCCGTGATCGCTTGGCGGTTGAAAGACTTGGGACCAATGACGCAGAAAAGGAAGTCGCCCTCATTGCCAATCTTGCAGATATCCCAAAGGATGCTGTGGAAGAATTAGATCTGGCTGATTACGCCAAAATTCAAGAGGCGCTCCAGGGTTTTTTGTTGCCATTAAATCAGACGACTTAAG harbors:
- a CDS encoding phage tail sheath subtilisin-like domain-containing protein; the protein is MAEQFLHGVEVAEISSGPRTIRTTKSSVIGLIGTAPDADNTVFPLNKPVLIVGSRREAAKLGDAGTLPMAINSIFDQIGAMVIVIRVEEGADEAETIANIIGGVDAQTGDYKGVQAFLSAESIVHSAPRILIAPGFTHQRPNNQANPVISNMLAIADRLRAVIIADGPNTNDQDAITWRKDFGHARVYVVDPWVKIFTGHEEVVPPSPYIAGLIARSDNENGFWWSPSNQEIYGIVGTARPIDFTLGDANCRANFLNENEVTTIIRQEGYRLWGNRSCSSDPKWAFLSVRRTADLINDSLLRAHLWAVDRNITRTYLDDVVESVNAYLAHLKALGAILGGECYPDPELNTPANIAQGKVYFDFDFTPPYPAERIVFRSHLINDYIKELI
- a CDS encoding phage major tail tube protein, whose protein sequence is MLPKILKNFNAFVDGRGYAGRIDEISLPKLSIKTEEHRAGGMDIPVAIDMGMEKLEAELTFSEYDPELFRLFGLVDGNAVSLTLRGGLQGSGDAEAVVVNLRGQFKELDPGNWKPADKATLKCTVSIRYYKLTIDRRELIEIDAENMVRKINGVDQMSSLRTALGI
- a CDS encoding DUF4815 domain-containing protein, whose product is MTLNSYYNRYDPAKKYDRTLFLAGRGLQSAELNEMQDYALHNLKGIGDAIFRDGDVIRGGTCVVDPDTGETTLEAGFIYLRGAVREIGSTNFTIPTNATVRIGVWYVESTMTELEDPGLRDPAIGTRNYQEPGAARLKAEISWDFQVDGIAPPAHEGEFYPIYGVENGVLIQHAPPPQFDAVNSALARYDRESNGSYVVTGMDVRYLDKDNGEQVFVINEGKAHVDGFEIELAHSLRVRFAIDPDIQEIDSDPYTFQPGAGGVMDLVLNEAPANQILNVDVTVQKTITMTHGSYAGAMDPIPDTAVLEIIQIKQGTTTYVSGTDYKLKSGDVDWSLPGAEPAPGSSYQITYRCRSKITPQNVTEDGFKISGAVDGTLVLVDYSWMMPRYDLITIDAKGVVRRIKGLAHPWRPSVPKAPSGQLALAYVYQNWRSATKPDVFNNAIHAIPMSDIEAMRSSINDLYDLIAQERLRNDANSREPAAKKGVFVDPFFDDDMRDQGINQTAAIVDRELTLPINASISDSGKGTTPWLLPYVLEPVLEQLLQTVDMQINPYQAFAPIPAKVAINLNVDRWTEVQTTWSSPITQRFSVLSSPITRQVVVGGGVLSMVSSSTTQNVSIGTQISQTTELLSSTSREAAFMRQATQAFELDGFAPGEQLRLVFDGINVEPVSL
- a CDS encoding phage tail assembly protein; the protein is MHKIKLNEPIKIDGVSISELTLRRPKVRDRLAVERLGTNDAEKEVALIANLADIPKDAVEELDLADYAKIQEALQGFLLPLNQTT